In one Alnus glutinosa chromosome 12, dhAlnGlut1.1, whole genome shotgun sequence genomic region, the following are encoded:
- the LOC133883107 gene encoding PITH domain-containing protein At3g04780 produces MSGESASAIQRSQVDLVDFIDWSGVECLNQSTSHSLPNALKQGYRDDDGLNLESDADEQLLIYLPFTQVIKLHSIVIKGPEEEGPKTLKLYSNKEHMGFGNVNDFPPSDTAVLSPDNLQGKPVVLKYVKFQNVRSLTIFIEDNQSGSDITKVQKIGLLGTTVETTDMKGLKKIEDHQH; encoded by the exons ATGTCTGGGGAATCAGCCAGTGCAATTCAAAGAAGCCAA GTTGATTTAGTGGACTTCATAGACTGGTCTGGGGTCGAATGCCTCAACCAAAGCACTAGTCACTCTCTTCCTAATGCACTCAAACAG GGTTATAGAGATGATGATGGATTGAATCTGGAGAGTGATGCTGACGAGCAGCTTTTGATTTATTTACCTTTCACTCAAGTTATTAAGCTGCATTCTATTGTGATCAAAGGACCTGAAGAGGAAG GTCCTAAGACTCTGAAACTTTATTCAAATAAGGAGCACATGGGCTTCGG CAATGTCAATGACTTCCCTCCTAGTGACACAGCTGTTCTGTCTCCAGACAATCTCCAG GGGAAACCAGTAGTTCTGAAGTATGTCAAGTTTCAAAATGTTCGTAG CTTGACAATTTTTATCGAGGACAATCAATCTGGTTCTGACATCACAAAAGTTCAAAAGATTGGCCTGTTAGGAACAAC AGTGGAGACAACAGATATGAAGGGTTTGAAGAAGATTGAGGATCATCAACATTGA